Proteins encoded within one genomic window of Camelina sativa cultivar DH55 chromosome 19, Cs, whole genome shotgun sequence:
- the LOC104766995 gene encoding transcription factor ABORTED MICROSPORES isoform X2 has protein sequence MESNMQNLLEKLRPLVGERDWDYCVLWRLNEDQRFVKWIGCCCGGTELIAENGTEEFSFGGCRDVMFHHPRTKSCESLSHLPSSIPLDSGIYAETLLTNQTGWLSESSEPTFMQETICTRVLIPISGGLVELFATRHVAEDQNVVDFVMGHCNMLMDETVTINMMAADEVESKPYGMLSGESHQKGSKDEDIMNLPSSYDISSDQIRLNFLPQMSDYEAQQHLKMKSDYHQQALGYLPENIIKEMMGLNPFNTMADDGIPVMGEPSLLVNEQQVANDKEMNENGRLDSGSDCSDQIDDEDDPKYKKKSGKGSQAKNLMAERRRRKKLNDRLYALRSLVPTITKLDRASILGDAINYVKELQNEAKELQDELEENSETEDGSNRQQGGMSLNGTVVTGFHPGLSCNSNVPNVKQDVDLDNSNDKGQEMEPQVDVAQLDGREFFVKVICEYKSGGFTRLMEALDSLGLEVTNANTTRYLSLVSNVFKVEKNHNEMVQAEHVRNSLLEITRNTSRGWHDDQMATGSMQNEKNEVDFQHYDDHQHHHHPFDHQMNQSAHHHHHHQHINPYHNNQ, from the exons ATGGAGAGTAATATGCAAAACTTGTTGGAGAAATTGAGGCCTCTTGTTGGTGAAAGAGATTGGGACTATTGTGTTCTTTGGAGACTAAACGAAGACCAAAg GTTTGTGAAGTGGATAGGATGTTGTTGTGGTGGGACAGAACTCATAGCGGAGAATGGAACCGAAGAGTTTAGCTTCGGAGGTTGTAGGGATGTTATGTTTCACCATCCTCGGACCAAATCTTGtgaatctctctctcatcttccttcttcaatCCCTCTCGACTCCGG GATATATGCGGAGACACTTCTGACTAACCAGACCGGTTGGTTGAGTGAGAGCTCAGAACCAACTTTTATGCAG GAAACAATCTGTACGAGAGTTTTGATTCCTATATCGGGAGGACTAGTGGAGCTCTTTGCGACCAGACAT GTCGCTGAAGATCAGAACGTGGTGGATTTTGTAATGGGACATTGCAACATGTTGATGGATGAAACGGTAACGATAAACATGATGGCAGCGGACGAGGTCGAATCAAAGCCGTATGGGATGTTGTCTGGTGAAAGCCATCAAAAGGGTTCCAAGGATGAAGACATTATGAATCTCCCGTCGTCGTACGATATCTCTTCCGATCAAATCCGTCTCAATTTCTTGCCTCAGATGAGTGATTACGAGGCACAACAGCACTTGAAGATGAAGAGTGACTATCATCAACAAGCCTTAGGGTATCTCCCGGAGAATATTATTAAGGAGATGATGGGTTTGAACCCATTTAACACTATGGCAGACGATGGGATTCCAGTGATGGGCGAGCCTAGCTTGCTTGTGAACGAACAGCAAGTAGCTAACGATAAGGAAATGAATGAGAACGGTAGGTTGGATTCAGGGTCGGATTGCAGCGACcagattgatgatgaagatgatccaAAGTACAAGAAGAAGTCAGGCAAAGGATCTCAAGCTAAGAACCTGATGGCTGAGAGACGGAGGAGGAAAAAGCTAAATGATAGGCTTTATGCTCTCCGGTCACTTGTTCCCACGATCACCAAG TTGGATAGGGCGTCAATCCTTGGTGACGCGATCAACTACGTTAAGGAGTTGCAGAATGAAGCAAAGGAGCTTCAAGACGAGCTTGAAGAGAATTCAGAGACTGAGGATGGATCTAATAGGCAGCAAGGAGGGATGAGCCTAAATGGGACGGTGGTAACTGGGTTTCACCCGGGGCTTTCATGTAACTCCAACGTTCCTAACGTGAAACAAGATGTTGATCTTGACAATTCCAATGATAAAGGGCAAGAAATGGAG CCGCAGGTGGATGTGGCTCAGCTAGATGGCAGAGAGTTTTTCGTAAAGGTGATTTGCGAATACAAATCAGGAGGCTTCACAAGGCTAATGGAGGCACTGGATTCTCTGGGACTGGAAGTTACGAATGCTAACACGACTCGCTACCTCAGCCTTGTCTCCAATGTCTTCAAAGTCGAG AAAAATCATAACGAGATGGTGCAAGCTGAACACGTAAGGAACTCGTTGCTAGAAATAACCCGGAACACATCTAGAGGATGGCATGATGATCAGATGGCGACCGGTTCTATGCAAAACGAAAAGAACGAAGTTGATTTTCAACACTATGATGATCACcagcatcatcatcacccaTTTGATCATCAGATGAATCAAAgcgctcatcatcatcaccaccaccaacacatCAACCCTTACCACAACAACCAATAA
- the LOC104766995 gene encoding transcription factor ABORTED MICROSPORES isoform X1: MEVISCYLFILLLVLLLSCNLLSSFATSSWLSLVKFSAVTRFLRSLVFSENLVRMESNMQNLLEKLRPLVGERDWDYCVLWRLNEDQRFVKWIGCCCGGTELIAENGTEEFSFGGCRDVMFHHPRTKSCESLSHLPSSIPLDSGIYAETLLTNQTGWLSESSEPTFMQETICTRVLIPISGGLVELFATRHVAEDQNVVDFVMGHCNMLMDETVTINMMAADEVESKPYGMLSGESHQKGSKDEDIMNLPSSYDISSDQIRLNFLPQMSDYEAQQHLKMKSDYHQQALGYLPENIIKEMMGLNPFNTMADDGIPVMGEPSLLVNEQQVANDKEMNENGRLDSGSDCSDQIDDEDDPKYKKKSGKGSQAKNLMAERRRRKKLNDRLYALRSLVPTITKLDRASILGDAINYVKELQNEAKELQDELEENSETEDGSNRQQGGMSLNGTVVTGFHPGLSCNSNVPNVKQDVDLDNSNDKGQEMEPQVDVAQLDGREFFVKVICEYKSGGFTRLMEALDSLGLEVTNANTTRYLSLVSNVFKVEKNHNEMVQAEHVRNSLLEITRNTSRGWHDDQMATGSMQNEKNEVDFQHYDDHQHHHHPFDHQMNQSAHHHHHHQHINPYHNNQ, encoded by the exons ATGGAAGTAATTAGCTGCTACCTATTCATTCttctacttgttcttcttctttcttgcaatcttttgtcttcttttgctACCTCTTCTTGGCTTTCTCTTGTCAAGTTTTCAGCAGTCACAAGATTTTTGAGGAGCCTTGTTTTTTCCGAGAATCTTGT TAGAATGGAGAGTAATATGCAAAACTTGTTGGAGAAATTGAGGCCTCTTGTTGGTGAAAGAGATTGGGACTATTGTGTTCTTTGGAGACTAAACGAAGACCAAAg GTTTGTGAAGTGGATAGGATGTTGTTGTGGTGGGACAGAACTCATAGCGGAGAATGGAACCGAAGAGTTTAGCTTCGGAGGTTGTAGGGATGTTATGTTTCACCATCCTCGGACCAAATCTTGtgaatctctctctcatcttccttcttcaatCCCTCTCGACTCCGG GATATATGCGGAGACACTTCTGACTAACCAGACCGGTTGGTTGAGTGAGAGCTCAGAACCAACTTTTATGCAG GAAACAATCTGTACGAGAGTTTTGATTCCTATATCGGGAGGACTAGTGGAGCTCTTTGCGACCAGACAT GTCGCTGAAGATCAGAACGTGGTGGATTTTGTAATGGGACATTGCAACATGTTGATGGATGAAACGGTAACGATAAACATGATGGCAGCGGACGAGGTCGAATCAAAGCCGTATGGGATGTTGTCTGGTGAAAGCCATCAAAAGGGTTCCAAGGATGAAGACATTATGAATCTCCCGTCGTCGTACGATATCTCTTCCGATCAAATCCGTCTCAATTTCTTGCCTCAGATGAGTGATTACGAGGCACAACAGCACTTGAAGATGAAGAGTGACTATCATCAACAAGCCTTAGGGTATCTCCCGGAGAATATTATTAAGGAGATGATGGGTTTGAACCCATTTAACACTATGGCAGACGATGGGATTCCAGTGATGGGCGAGCCTAGCTTGCTTGTGAACGAACAGCAAGTAGCTAACGATAAGGAAATGAATGAGAACGGTAGGTTGGATTCAGGGTCGGATTGCAGCGACcagattgatgatgaagatgatccaAAGTACAAGAAGAAGTCAGGCAAAGGATCTCAAGCTAAGAACCTGATGGCTGAGAGACGGAGGAGGAAAAAGCTAAATGATAGGCTTTATGCTCTCCGGTCACTTGTTCCCACGATCACCAAG TTGGATAGGGCGTCAATCCTTGGTGACGCGATCAACTACGTTAAGGAGTTGCAGAATGAAGCAAAGGAGCTTCAAGACGAGCTTGAAGAGAATTCAGAGACTGAGGATGGATCTAATAGGCAGCAAGGAGGGATGAGCCTAAATGGGACGGTGGTAACTGGGTTTCACCCGGGGCTTTCATGTAACTCCAACGTTCCTAACGTGAAACAAGATGTTGATCTTGACAATTCCAATGATAAAGGGCAAGAAATGGAG CCGCAGGTGGATGTGGCTCAGCTAGATGGCAGAGAGTTTTTCGTAAAGGTGATTTGCGAATACAAATCAGGAGGCTTCACAAGGCTAATGGAGGCACTGGATTCTCTGGGACTGGAAGTTACGAATGCTAACACGACTCGCTACCTCAGCCTTGTCTCCAATGTCTTCAAAGTCGAG AAAAATCATAACGAGATGGTGCAAGCTGAACACGTAAGGAACTCGTTGCTAGAAATAACCCGGAACACATCTAGAGGATGGCATGATGATCAGATGGCGACCGGTTCTATGCAAAACGAAAAGAACGAAGTTGATTTTCAACACTATGATGATCACcagcatcatcatcacccaTTTGATCATCAGATGAATCAAAgcgctcatcatcatcaccaccaccaacacatCAACCCTTACCACAACAACCAATAA